Proteins co-encoded in one Arachis hypogaea cultivar Tifrunner chromosome 11, arahy.Tifrunner.gnm2.J5K5, whole genome shotgun sequence genomic window:
- the LOC140176135 gene encoding uncharacterized protein: protein MAAKSKQEALSQIQGAFREQYRRINDYCAEILRANPGSSVSLKVIRSPDFAQEVQNPELMNYCVFQRLYVCFNACKKSFQHVRPFISLDGCFLKTPQGGQLLTVIGRDPNDQILPIVYAVVEAETKDSWVWFLRHLSDDLGVDKIGKCTFMLDQQKDLLPALEEVIPRVDNRYCVRHLYNNFKKKFLGLELKNQMWKCAKSTHWKDWEKEMKTMRLKSEDAFRHLNSIPPRFWSRSRFSFHSKCDSLVNNMSESFNAVIVEAREKPIVTMLEDIRVYIMTKWAANRARIQVYQGNIMPTILKKLEKRVKHSRDWRPFWSAASKYEVMCGLDKFVVDLAACECSCRRWQMSGLPCPHAISCITFKGLNLESFVDDHYKKDAYLRCYQEVIHPLNVSDLWERSQYDDVMPPPYRKPSHRPVKKKKRGPGDDDNRSQTHLSRRGQTQRCSNCGALGHKKSSCTKPKKKVSFLL from the exons ATGGCAGCCAAGTCGAAGCAAGAGGCACTAAGTCAAATTCAGGGTGCATTTAGGGAGCAGTATAGAAGGATTAATGATTACTGTGCGGAGATTCTAAGGGCCAATCCAGGTTCATCTGTTAGCTTGAAAGTGATTAGGAGCCCAGATTTTGCCCAGGAAGTCCAGAACCCCGAATTGATGAACTATTGTGTATTCCAGAGATTGTATGTCTGCTTCAATGCATGCAAGAAGAGCTTCCAACATGTCAGACCCTTTATCAGTTTGGACGGGTGTTTCTTAAAGACTCCTCAGGGTGGTCAGTTACTGACCGTAATAGGAAGAGATCCTAATGACCAGATCCTTCCTATTGTTTATGCGGTGGTTGAAGCTGAGACCAAGGATTCCTGGGTTTGGTTTCTGAGACACTTATCTGATGATCTGGGTGTTGATAAAATTGGAAAGTGTACATTCATGTTGGATCAGCAGAAG GACTTGTTACCAGCTCTTGAGGAAGTCATTCCTAGGGTGGACAACCGATATTGTGTGAGGCATCTATATAACAACTTCAAGAAGAAATTTCTTGGATTGGAGCTAAAGAATCAAATGTGGAAATGTGCAAAGTCTACGCACTGGAAAGATTGGGAGAAGGAGATGAAGACAATGAGACTTAAGAGTGAGGATGCATTTCGGCACTTGAACAGCATTCCACCCAGGTTCTGGTCCCGTTCTCGCTTTTCATTTCATTCAAAGTGTGACTCCCTTGTTAACAACATGAGTGAGAGTTTTAATGCTGTCATAGTTGAGGCTAGAGAAAAACCAATTGTCACTATGTTAGAGGACATTAGGGTCTATATAATGACTAAATGGGCTGCCAATAGAGCTAGGATTCAAGTGTACCAGGGTAACATTATGCCAACAATATTGAAGAAGCTAGAGAAAAGGGTAAAGCATTCTAGGGATTGGAGGCCATTTTGGTCAGCTGCTAGTAAGTATGAAGTGATGTGCGGGTTAGACAAATTTGTTGTAGATCTGGCTGCTTGTGAGTGTTCCTGTAGGAGGTGGCAGATGAGCGGGCTACCCTGTCCTCATGCCATTAGCTGCATAACATTCAAAGGTTTGAACTTGGAGTCGTTTGTGGATGACCATTACAAAAAGGATGCTTACCTGAGGTGCTACCAGGAAGTGATACATCCTCTAAATGTGTCAGATCTGTGGGAGAGATCCCAGTATGATGATGTCATGCCACCACCATATCGGAAGCCAAGTCACCGGCCAGTCAAGAAGAAGAAGCGAGGACCTGGGGATGATGATAACAGAAGCCAAACTCACCTCTCCCGTAGGGGTCAAACACAGAGGTGTTCTAACTGTGGTGCTTTAGGTCACAAGAAATCAAGTTGCACAAAGCCTAAGAAGAAGGTATCCTTTCTGCTATAA